A window of the Leptospira brenneri genome harbors these coding sequences:
- a CDS encoding enoyl-CoA hydratase/isomerase family protein, whose translation MNPFAEIFHGDRILEIKMQSNEKNTFDYEAFVLFEQILKKHANNPNLRVLLFTSAQTQFFSNGIEPTLMYGKTEEDVRKSVEQLLKTAQTYFHFPVPTIAVVNGHCMAAGAVFALFSDYRYMVDKGARIGFSEAIVGLNFPSIPTIVLQDLVGVKVARDLLYTGKQIKGPEAKEIGLVDELFSAESLFGESLKFAESLSKLTNNSSRGMKTALREPYRKKMESLFQIDADLFVKVILSHDGQEGFLSLIEKRRPKFLT comes from the coding sequence ATGAATCCTTTTGCAGAGATCTTTCATGGAGACCGCATCTTGGAAATCAAGATGCAGTCCAATGAAAAGAACACTTTTGATTACGAAGCTTTTGTATTATTCGAACAAATCTTAAAGAAACACGCAAACAATCCAAATTTACGTGTTTTACTTTTTACCTCCGCACAAACACAGTTTTTTTCCAACGGGATTGAACCCACTTTAATGTATGGGAAAACAGAAGAGGATGTTAGAAAATCCGTGGAACAGTTGTTAAAGACTGCCCAAACCTATTTCCACTTTCCTGTTCCTACCATCGCTGTAGTGAATGGACATTGTATGGCAGCGGGAGCTGTTTTTGCTCTCTTCTCTGATTACCGGTACATGGTAGACAAAGGGGCAAGGATTGGATTTTCCGAAGCCATTGTTGGCCTTAATTTTCCATCCATTCCTACGATTGTGTTACAAGACTTGGTAGGCGTAAAAGTGGCTCGTGACCTTCTTTATACCGGCAAACAAATCAAAGGCCCAGAAGCCAAAGAAATTGGTCTTGTAGATGAACTATTTAGCGCCGAATCATTGTTTGGTGAATCTTTGAAATTTGCTGAGTCACTTTCTAAACTTACAAACAATTCTAGCCGTGGAATGAAAACAGCCCTACGGGAACCTTATCGAAAAAAAATGGAATCTTTATTCCAAATAGATGCAGATCTATTCGTAAAAGTGATTTTGTCTCATGATGGACAGGAAGGGTTTCTTTCTCTCATCGAAAAACGTAGACCAAAGTTCCTTACTTGA
- a CDS encoding efflux RND transporter permease subunit, with the protein MMMFAMVLLGVIGLSRLGLSQMPNVDFPVVNIVLTLQGANPSVMESDVVDPLEEVLLTVEGVEEIRSTSTESAATITVELGLNRDVDVALQEIQTKIAQVQNKLPDALDPPILLKANPDDTPIIWVALTAEGKTEQEKMIFVKSFLKDKFQKIPGVGEILLGGYVERTINVYLDPNRLARNELTVDDIANTLLEQNIEVPSGKLENKKSEVSLRAVGDVPTVEQLSNIYINSRSGSAMYRPVKLKEVASVEDGLDEVKRISRFNRIPAVGLGIKKIKGSDAVAVGNAVKLKMEELKPFLPKGYRLSVANDNTTFISESVEELLFTLILSIILTGLVCRLFLGSWSSTGNVLLAIPTSIIGTFLVLYILGFTLNTFTLLGLSLAVGIVVDDAIMVLENISRHKEMGKTWYQASLEGAAEIRFAALAATLAIIAIFLPVAFMQGVIGRYFLEFGITVAVAVLLSLFEALSFTPMRASRYKDKEKSKSKQKLPMTDEVLNWKQNRWIQLFLRFWDQVGIFKFLDPIIEAFLKRAETFYENTLKYVIRYPITILIVSTLVFLFSLGFFLLLKKEFIPSQDLGRFILRAKLPVTTSILGTDSAMRKVEEYLLSKPGIERYMGNVGGFDGSESNAAMFFVSMQSMGKRPINPKTGKEITQMEIFEDLRKELKPIVPEAKFTIIDISQRGFSAGRGYPVELVLTGPDWDVLAKVSDQIRLKLEEEAVLQDIDTDYVLGQDELRILPNRDAAAARGVSMANIGNTIGPLMGGRKVSRFTENGRSYDVRIKINKAQGENADIIPNIKVRNTYGEFIRLQEILVFESKKALKSITRVNRDRAIKLFGNPPIQLGQTVSMEKSIKIAKDYLPEGYSVAVSGSAKTANESTNGLVFALCLGILISYMVLASQFNSLKQPLYVLLAMPFSFSGALVALYVTGQTFNMYSFIGLIMLLGLVKKNSILLVEFVNFVRSQGKDIKDAILEGCPVRLRPVLMTSFASIAAAIPPALALGPGAETRIPMAVTILGGLILSTLITFIVVPAAYVLFEKEKSK; encoded by the coding sequence ATGATGATGTTCGCCATGGTTCTCCTTGGCGTCATCGGACTTTCTCGACTAGGGCTTTCGCAGATGCCCAATGTTGACTTTCCTGTTGTAAATATCGTTCTCACTTTGCAAGGTGCTAACCCTTCCGTAATGGAGTCAGATGTTGTGGATCCATTGGAAGAAGTTCTTTTGACGGTGGAAGGGGTTGAAGAAATTCGATCTACCTCTACAGAAAGTGCTGCCACAATTACTGTAGAACTTGGGTTGAACAGAGATGTGGATGTTGCCTTACAAGAAATCCAAACTAAAATTGCTCAGGTTCAGAACAAACTCCCCGATGCACTTGATCCCCCTATATTATTAAAAGCAAATCCAGATGATACACCTATCATTTGGGTTGCTCTCACTGCCGAGGGAAAAACGGAACAGGAAAAGATGATTTTTGTAAAATCATTCCTCAAAGATAAATTCCAAAAGATTCCAGGGGTTGGGGAGATTTTACTTGGTGGGTATGTAGAAAGAACCATCAACGTATATTTGGATCCTAACAGGTTAGCTCGCAACGAACTAACAGTAGACGACATCGCCAATACATTATTGGAACAAAACATTGAAGTTCCATCTGGGAAATTAGAGAACAAAAAATCTGAAGTTTCACTTCGTGCAGTGGGTGATGTACCTACAGTGGAACAACTTTCAAATATTTATATAAATTCACGTAGTGGTTCAGCAATGTACCGACCGGTGAAATTAAAGGAAGTTGCCTCCGTAGAAGATGGGTTAGATGAGGTTAAACGAATTAGTCGGTTTAATCGAATTCCTGCAGTTGGATTGGGTATCAAAAAAATCAAGGGTTCGGATGCCGTTGCGGTTGGAAACGCAGTAAAACTAAAAATGGAAGAACTCAAACCATTTTTACCTAAAGGTTATCGTTTGAGTGTTGCCAATGATAATACAACATTTATCAGTGAATCGGTTGAAGAACTTCTTTTTACTTTGATTCTTTCTATTATATTAACTGGCTTGGTTTGTCGTTTATTTTTGGGAAGTTGGAGTAGTACAGGAAATGTTTTACTCGCCATACCTACTTCCATCATTGGAACATTTTTAGTTTTATATATACTTGGATTTACATTAAACACATTCACCTTACTTGGTTTGTCACTTGCAGTGGGTATTGTTGTCGATGATGCCATCATGGTTCTTGAAAATATAAGTCGCCATAAAGAGATGGGTAAAACTTGGTACCAAGCATCTTTAGAAGGTGCCGCTGAGATCCGTTTTGCGGCCCTTGCAGCAACACTGGCGATCATTGCCATTTTTTTACCTGTTGCTTTTATGCAAGGGGTGATCGGGAGATACTTTTTAGAATTTGGAATTACGGTAGCGGTTGCAGTTTTACTTTCTTTATTTGAAGCACTTAGTTTTACACCTATGCGAGCTTCCCGATACAAAGACAAAGAAAAATCGAAGTCAAAACAAAAACTTCCAATGACAGATGAAGTGTTGAATTGGAAACAGAATCGATGGATTCAACTGTTTTTGAGGTTTTGGGACCAGGTAGGAATTTTTAAGTTCTTAGATCCCATTATAGAAGCTTTCCTCAAAAGAGCAGAAACATTTTATGAAAATACATTAAAATATGTAATTCGATATCCTATTACCATACTCATAGTTTCTACTTTGGTGTTTCTATTCTCACTTGGATTTTTTCTATTGTTAAAGAAAGAATTCATTCCATCGCAAGATTTGGGCAGGTTTATTCTGCGTGCTAAATTACCTGTTACGACCTCCATCTTAGGGACAGACTCCGCAATGCGGAAGGTGGAAGAATATCTACTTTCTAAACCAGGCATTGAACGATATATGGGAAACGTAGGGGGCTTTGATGGATCAGAATCAAACGCTGCCATGTTTTTTGTTTCGATGCAATCTATGGGCAAACGACCTATCAACCCGAAAACTGGCAAAGAAATCACACAAATGGAAATTTTTGAAGATTTGCGTAAAGAATTAAAACCGATCGTACCAGAAGCCAAATTCACCATTATAGACATTTCACAAAGAGGTTTTAGTGCAGGTCGTGGTTATCCAGTTGAACTTGTGTTAACTGGTCCTGATTGGGATGTTTTGGCAAAAGTGTCTGATCAAATCAGATTAAAATTGGAAGAAGAAGCTGTTTTACAAGACATCGATACAGACTATGTATTAGGACAAGACGAACTTCGTATATTACCAAATCGTGATGCGGCTGCTGCAAGAGGCGTGAGTATGGCTAATATTGGTAATACCATTGGTCCTCTTATGGGAGGAAGAAAGGTAAGTCGATTTACAGAAAATGGTAGGAGTTATGATGTTCGAATCAAAATCAATAAAGCACAAGGTGAAAACGCAGACATTATACCAAATATCAAAGTAAGAAATACCTATGGAGAATTCATTCGGTTACAAGAAATTTTGGTATTTGAATCCAAAAAAGCCTTAAAGAGCATTACAAGAGTGAATCGTGATAGGGCGATAAAATTATTTGGAAATCCTCCCATCCAATTGGGACAAACTGTATCCATGGAAAAATCTATAAAAATTGCAAAAGATTACCTTCCTGAAGGATATTCTGTTGCTGTTTCAGGTTCAGCGAAAACTGCAAATGAATCAACAAACGGATTAGTCTTTGCGCTTTGTTTGGGAATTTTAATTTCTTATATGGTATTGGCAAGTCAGTTCAACAGTCTAAAACAACCGTTATATGTGCTTCTTGCCATGCCTTTTAGTTTTTCTGGTGCATTGGTTGCCCTATATGTAACGGGACAAACGTTTAATATGTATAGTTTTATAGGTCTCATCATGTTATTGGGTCTTGTGAAAAAAAATTCCATTTTACTTGTAGAATTCGTAAATTTCGTACGTTCTCAAGGTAAAGACATAAAGGATGCAATATTAGAAGGTTGTCCTGTTCGGCTAAGGCCAGTTCTGATGACCTCGTTTGCATCCATTGCGGCAGCTATCCCTCCCGCCCTTGCATTGGGGCCTGGTGCAGAAACAAGAATTCCCATGGCTGTGACGATTCTTGGTGGTTTGATTCTATCCACTCTCATTACCTTTATTGTGGTTCCAGCAGCTTACGTACTTTTTGAAAAAGAGAAATCAAAATGA
- a CDS encoding TolC family protein, translated as MNLVNSHLFRFGLFFIGSFFVFFCSSRQDIKVGDGVVEDSLKKITGVTTKDLERTLSKNSMGLNDLFVLAVEKTERIALKDEATNLAKYGKNKAMAGFLPTLSYVYNKFYSIPGHTADPTPLDNYKTYQAIQTENYASLLPSRTTSSTLPPTVGAGSRLLLSFPLSNGLLAYQDYKAYTSLAEQRRMEAKFEAGRMYMEIALAYYNVLQLEDSLNQAEESLNLHLEAAKEKRRLFSLGKILRYELLNSETAVTNAQAVLEDTKSQLEQVQLTLSTMVGMDSKITLESSVPRIESPNIENVDDILVKRYDVISSKKGIEVAKANETKAMFGFAPNVAVNTFYSFPTPGQTHSKDVTAQLAITMPLTPLTQYADLEMAESATKQAKLTASQTRRAAVQEIQNAIQNLKNSEKLFGIYEKAYQFALDTLKSQESAYYLGRTSLADLIGTKISTLNSKMALQKMNYQRHLNRVVLGVATGELPLLTGTQSSEE; from the coding sequence ATGAATTTAGTGAATAGCCATTTATTTCGATTCGGATTGTTTTTCATTGGATCCTTTTTTGTTTTTTTCTGTTCGTCTAGACAGGATATAAAGGTAGGTGATGGAGTTGTTGAGGATAGTTTAAAAAAAATAACAGGCGTTACTACAAAAGATTTGGAACGAACATTATCAAAAAATTCAATGGGTTTGAATGATTTGTTTGTGTTAGCTGTGGAAAAAACAGAAAGAATCGCACTTAAAGATGAGGCTACAAACCTCGCAAAGTATGGCAAAAATAAAGCCATGGCAGGTTTTTTACCCACTTTATCTTATGTTTACAATAAATTTTATTCTATTCCGGGTCATACCGCTGACCCAACTCCTTTAGATAATTACAAAACATACCAGGCAATACAAACCGAAAATTATGCATCCCTTTTGCCATCAAGAACAACCTCATCGACTCTTCCTCCAACAGTAGGAGCCGGTTCTCGTTTATTATTAAGTTTTCCTTTATCAAATGGACTTTTGGCTTACCAAGATTACAAAGCTTATACAAGTTTGGCCGAACAAAGGAGAATGGAGGCTAAATTCGAAGCTGGACGAATGTATATGGAAATTGCACTAGCATATTATAATGTTTTGCAACTAGAAGATAGTTTAAACCAAGCAGAAGAATCTCTAAATTTACATTTAGAAGCCGCGAAAGAAAAAAGGAGACTTTTTTCACTTGGAAAAATACTTCGTTATGAACTTTTAAATTCTGAAACAGCCGTAACAAATGCCCAAGCAGTATTAGAAGACACAAAATCACAATTGGAACAGGTTCAGTTAACATTGTCGACTATGGTGGGAATGGATTCTAAGATAACTTTGGAAAGTTCCGTTCCTCGTATTGAATCACCTAATATTGAAAATGTGGATGATATTTTAGTAAAACGATATGATGTGATTTCATCCAAAAAAGGAATCGAGGTCGCAAAAGCAAATGAAACAAAAGCTATGTTTGGTTTTGCTCCCAATGTTGCTGTGAATACTTTTTATTCATTCCCTACACCAGGGCAAACACATAGCAAAGATGTGACTGCTCAGCTTGCCATTACGATGCCACTGACACCACTCACACAATATGCAGATTTAGAAATGGCAGAATCGGCAACTAAACAAGCGAAACTGACGGCTTCTCAAACCCGAAGGGCAGCCGTCCAAGAAATTCAGAATGCAATCCAAAATTTAAAGAATTCAGAGAAGTTATTTGGAATTTATGAAAAGGCTTACCAATTTGCTTTGGATACATTAAAAAGCCAGGAGTCAGCTTATTATTTAGGACGAACCAGTTTGGCGGATTTAATCGGAACTAAAATTAGCACTCTTAATTCTAAAATGGCATTACAAAAGATGAATTACCAAAGGCATTTAAATCGAGTCGTACTAGGTGTTGCCACAGGTGAACTCCCCCTCCTTACGGGTACACAATCTTCTGAAGAATGA
- a CDS encoding arsenosugar biosynthesis-associated peroxidase-like protein, with product MAETNHYYNATDLGKFGEIGRTNPALAEKFFGYYGAVMAEGALSEREKALIALAVSHALKCPYCIDAYTSTSLQKGANEAQMNEAVHVAAAMAAGINLVHSVQMQNKIDELSF from the coding sequence ATGGCAGAAACAAATCACTACTACAACGCAACGGATCTTGGAAAATTTGGAGAGATCGGACGCACTAACCCTGCTTTAGCAGAGAAATTTTTTGGATATTATGGGGCCGTGATGGCAGAAGGTGCACTTTCAGAAAGAGAAAAGGCACTGATTGCTTTGGCAGTTTCTCATGCATTAAAATGCCCTTATTGCATTGATGCGTACACTTCCACATCCCTTCAAAAAGGCGCTAACGAGGCGCAAATGAACGAAGCGGTTCATGTAGCTGCAGCAATGGCTGCCGGAATCAATTTAGTTCATAGCGTTCAAATGCAAAACAAAATCGACGAACTTTCTTTTTAG
- the arsS gene encoding arsenosugar biosynthesis radical SAM (seleno)protein ArsS (Some members of this family are selenoproteins.), protein METKEQLSTLQSFSGKKFSDSVGHSIGARSLKVFQINVGKWCNQACRHCHVDASPIRTEMMDKVTVDLCLEIIEKTPSIETVDITGGAPEGNPHFKDLVLGARKLGKRVMDRCNLTILEEPGNDWLYEFLASNQVEVVSSLPSFIESTTDNQRGKGVYQKSITALQKLNALGYGTKLPLNLVYNPNGLFLGSGQSVLEREYKENLEKKYGIVFNQLFCINNLPISRFLGALVRGGKFEMYMETLANAYNPATVAGLMCLDQISVGYDGSVYDCDFNQMLDLKSQKVKHLKDFDLREFLSRDIVVANHCYGCTAGAGSSCGGEIV, encoded by the coding sequence ATGGAAACGAAGGAACAACTATCCACCTTACAATCCTTTAGCGGAAAAAAGTTTTCCGATTCTGTAGGGCATTCTATCGGGGCTCGGTCTTTGAAGGTTTTCCAAATCAATGTAGGAAAATGGTGTAACCAAGCTTGTAGGCATTGCCATGTAGATGCATCTCCCATAAGAACTGAGATGATGGATAAGGTTACAGTGGATCTCTGTTTGGAGATTATTGAAAAAACTCCCAGTATAGAAACTGTAGATATCACAGGTGGTGCCCCTGAAGGAAATCCTCATTTTAAGGATTTGGTTTTAGGTGCGAGAAAACTCGGCAAAAGAGTGATGGATCGTTGTAATCTCACCATCTTGGAAGAACCAGGGAATGATTGGTTGTATGAATTTTTAGCATCCAATCAGGTGGAAGTTGTATCCTCGTTACCGTCGTTCATTGAAAGTACGACAGACAACCAAAGAGGAAAAGGTGTTTATCAAAAATCCATAACCGCATTACAAAAATTAAATGCTCTTGGTTATGGAACCAAACTTCCTTTGAATTTAGTTTATAATCCCAATGGATTATTTTTAGGTTCGGGACAATCTGTTTTAGAGAGAGAATACAAAGAAAATTTGGAAAAAAAATACGGAATTGTATTCAACCAATTATTTTGTATTAATAACCTTCCCATCAGCCGATTTTTAGGGGCACTAGTTCGAGGTGGTAAGTTTGAAATGTATATGGAAACTTTAGCCAATGCTTATAATCCTGCGACAGTTGCCGGTCTTATGTGTTTGGATCAAATTTCTGTAGGGTATGATGGTTCGGTTTATGATTGTGATTTTAACCAAATGTTGGATTTGAAATCACAAAAGGTAAAACATCTAAAGGATTTCGATTTGCGAGAATTCTTAAGCCGCGATATCGTTGTAGCAAATCACTGTTATGGATGTACTGCTGGTGCAGGTTCCAGTTGCGGTGGGGAGATTGTGTAG
- the map gene encoding type I methionyl aminopeptidase: protein MSIQNEKDLQGILKAGKFVAKVRELLKLLAKPGVSTLELDNIAKLEFEKAGAVSAPKNDYKFPGYTCISTNFEIAHGIPKKDTILKEGDLVNIDVSAKLDGYYADTGISFVVGNSQNETLQKLCEAAIEGTLRATKQAYTGNYLRNIGKEIHSTAIENGFTVIKNLAGHGTGKKLHEEPQVLVYEDKRDHRKLNNGLVLAIESFVSTGSQTAYEEEDGWTLVAGNRRGELSFVAQCEHTVIVQNGKPIIATL from the coding sequence ATGTCGATTCAAAATGAAAAGGACCTTCAGGGTATTTTAAAAGCAGGAAAGTTTGTTGCTAAAGTTCGTGAACTTTTGAAACTTCTTGCCAAACCAGGAGTTTCGACTTTGGAATTGGACAATATCGCCAAACTTGAATTTGAAAAAGCAGGTGCGGTTTCTGCCCCTAAAAATGATTACAAGTTTCCTGGTTATACTTGTATCAGCACTAACTTTGAAATCGCTCATGGGATTCCTAAAAAAGATACGATTTTGAAAGAGGGTGATTTAGTAAATATCGATGTATCCGCAAAATTAGATGGATACTATGCCGACACAGGAATTTCTTTTGTGGTTGGGAATTCTCAGAACGAAACACTCCAAAAACTTTGTGAAGCAGCGATCGAGGGAACTCTTCGCGCCACAAAACAAGCATATACTGGAAATTATCTGCGTAACATTGGTAAGGAAATCCACTCAACAGCTATTGAAAATGGATTTACTGTAATCAAAAATCTAGCAGGTCATGGAACGGGAAAAAAACTTCATGAAGAACCACAAGTATTGGTTTATGAAGACAAAAGAGATCATAGAAAATTGAACAATGGTCTTGTCCTTGCGATTGAATCTTTTGTTTCTACTGGAAGCCAAACTGCTTATGAAGAAGAAGATGGTTGGACACTTGTGGCTGGGAACCGTCGTGGTGAACTTAGTTTCGTGGCTCAGTGCGAACATACTGTAATTGTTCAGAATGGAAAGCCTATCATTGCCACATTATAA
- a CDS encoding alpha/beta fold hydrolase, with protein MEITESGASPEEVRGVLVLWPSTGGNARSFRIRDSELIELGLRLIRFNPPSHGNSKGIYDPKSSIRLLDGYLKRKGYLNKELYGIGHSGGGAALMMYAKEVPFRKLFLLSPILDSVLSLRYLYESGSIEEFSRLLLVPGLSDEETPNKQILETLSTPQWLEDGKIEHLKFVIENSRIRLQDLSVFLKNLFLPGFVVTPKEIQKRTQYTIFLPKEDKWFPKEYTINFSKANGLNSIEIPEAPDHFFSSSWLRIWKEIKTIGFS; from the coding sequence TTGGAAATCACAGAATCTGGGGCCTCTCCTGAAGAGGTGAGAGGGGTGCTTGTGCTTTGGCCAAGTACTGGTGGGAATGCCAGATCGTTTCGGATTCGGGATTCCGAATTAATAGAATTAGGTCTTAGACTGATTCGATTCAATCCTCCTTCTCATGGAAATTCAAAAGGAATCTACGATCCTAAATCCTCCATACGGTTGTTAGATGGTTACTTAAAGAGAAAAGGATATCTTAACAAAGAACTTTATGGCATCGGACACAGTGGAGGTGGGGCCGCGCTGATGATGTATGCTAAAGAAGTCCCGTTTCGTAAATTATTTTTACTTTCTCCGATTTTAGATAGTGTTCTTAGCCTTCGGTATTTATATGAATCAGGTTCCATTGAAGAGTTTAGTCGACTACTCCTAGTTCCGGGTCTATCCGATGAGGAAACTCCCAACAAACAAATATTAGAGACTCTTTCTACGCCCCAATGGTTAGAAGATGGAAAGATCGAACACTTAAAATTTGTTATCGAAAACAGTCGAATTCGTTTGCAGGACCTATCTGTTTTTTTAAAGAATTTATTTTTGCCTGGATTTGTTGTTACACCAAAGGAAATTCAAAAACGAACCCAATATACAATCTTTCTCCCAAAAGAGGATAAATGGTTTCCGAAAGAATATACTATCAATTTTTCAAAAGCGAACGGACTGAACTCGATCGAAATTCCAGAGGCTCCAGATCATTTTTTTTCCTCTTCATGGCTTAGGATATGGAAAGAAATCAAAACGATTGGGTTTTCTTAA
- a CDS encoding MAPEG family protein, producing METIYFTLIGFTLWTLGLGVSLTSYRGVLVLLGKKKSNEFPAGIQHGSDFNWRLNRAHINSLENLPLFLTVVFLTANFGMIDEFVNQAGLLILGARVLQSFTHLTSTSVLAVNVRFTFYMIQIVTYIVLLVRLV from the coding sequence GTGGAAACCATTTATTTTACGTTAATCGGATTTACACTTTGGACTTTAGGTCTGGGAGTTTCTTTAACTTCCTACAGAGGGGTGTTGGTATTACTGGGCAAAAAGAAATCAAATGAGTTTCCTGCGGGAATCCAACATGGATCAGACTTCAATTGGAGGCTGAACCGAGCTCATATCAATAGTTTAGAAAACCTTCCTCTTTTTTTAACCGTTGTATTTTTAACAGCTAACTTTGGTATGATTGACGAGTTTGTGAACCAAGCAGGCCTTTTGATTTTAGGAGCAAGGGTTTTACAATCCTTCACTCATCTAACTTCTACTAGTGTTCTTGCAGTGAATGTTCGGTTTACATTTTATATGATACAAATTGTAACCTATATTGTTCTACTAGTGCGTCTTGTTTAG
- a CDS encoding NAD(P)H-dependent glycerol-3-phosphate dehydrogenase has protein sequence MKIGIIGAGSFGTALGSILADKGYDVTLWTRSEDQARSINENHMNSKHMPDLVLPEKLKADTNLIHVVKDKEMIVSAPPSHALSGILKEIKDHIPPKVPIVSASKGIENESLRLVSEIFESELPGQFHSQLSYLSGPSFAKEMVKRVPTIVSIASKNEATAKRVQEIFSFTYFRTYWTPDVVGVEVGGALKNVIAIAAGVADGLGFGQNTRAALITRGLNEITRMGIKMGADPMTFLGPSGMGDLVLTCCGEGSRNRTVGFRLGQGEKLNAILASMNEVAEGVKTTLSAKNLSDKLGVELAITQEVYRMLYEDKDPKEVVKALMSRDLKREGV, from the coding sequence ATGAAGATTGGTATCATTGGCGCCGGAAGTTTTGGCACTGCACTAGGTAGTATTTTAGCGGACAAGGGTTATGACGTGACCCTTTGGACCAGAAGCGAGGATCAGGCTAGATCCATCAATGAAAACCATATGAATTCCAAACATATGCCGGATTTGGTGTTACCAGAAAAATTAAAGGCGGATACAAATCTCATCCATGTCGTCAAAGACAAGGAGATGATTGTCTCGGCTCCTCCAAGCCATGCGCTTTCGGGAATTCTAAAAGAAATTAAAGACCATATCCCTCCCAAAGTGCCCATTGTTTCTGCCTCCAAAGGGATCGAAAATGAAAGTCTCCGACTTGTTTCTGAAATTTTTGAATCTGAGCTCCCTGGTCAATTCCACTCCCAACTTTCTTATCTTTCCGGACCAAGTTTTGCCAAAGAAATGGTGAAACGAGTTCCGACCATAGTTTCCATCGCTTCCAAAAACGAAGCCACCGCCAAACGAGTGCAAGAAATCTTTAGTTTTACTTACTTCCGAACGTATTGGACCCCTGATGTGGTAGGTGTGGAAGTCGGTGGTGCCTTAAAGAATGTCATCGCCATTGCCGCCGGGGTTGCCGATGGACTTGGGTTTGGTCAAAATACAAGGGCTGCTCTCATCACACGCGGGTTAAACGAAATCACTCGTATGGGAATCAAAATGGGTGCCGATCCCATGACTTTCCTTGGACCTTCCGGTATGGGAGATTTAGTTCTTACTTGTTGTGGGGAAGGATCGAGGAATAGAACCGTTGGCTTTCGTCTCGGTCAGGGAGAAAAACTAAACGCAATTTTGGCTTCTATGAATGAAGTAGCGGAAGGTGTCAAAACAACTCTCTCGGCAAAAAATCTTTCTGACAAACTGGGTGTGGAATTGGCCATCACCCAGGAAGTCTATCGAATGTTATACGAAGATAAAGATCCGAAAGAAGTAGTCAAAGCTCTGATGAGCCGTGATTTAAAACGGGAAGGAGTCTAA
- a CDS encoding metallophosphoesterase family protein, translating into MKIIYLTDIHDGLHGLKRILQTTEADLYMFSGDIIYKAFFSFDRIIDFCGVQEELYYLLTERKDDSTPFDFTTHAIRFPEKYSTAIVEKSQKYRDLYKLAAKTMKEKYEIIEKLIIKYAKSPVYCLPGNYDLDLQYTELYQREVHRKSFEFGNLKVSGYGGAPIWTSGIPEKLTVVFHEYTKNGKNYSEPEDFFRQELPDICWIHNPPYGYFDNIPGVGKCGSQGIRRYLDDESPSLVVSGHVHEDQGIKKTKNTVFINPSNFGAVDSLHGFQEGGYYAEIIMDGKNVVQSNLCQLRGEDWHTLIEVDCSEKQLKLISQNPISTVSSEDYIRGN; encoded by the coding sequence ATGAAGATCATTTATCTAACGGACATCCATGATGGACTTCATGGTTTAAAACGAATCTTACAAACTACAGAAGCAGATTTGTATATGTTTTCCGGAGATATCATTTATAAGGCATTTTTTTCTTTTGATCGTATCATCGATTTTTGTGGAGTCCAAGAAGAGTTATATTATTTGTTAACGGAAAGAAAGGATGATTCCACTCCTTTTGATTTCACAACCCACGCCATTCGATTTCCTGAAAAGTATTCCACAGCGATTGTAGAAAAATCACAAAAGTATCGCGATTTATACAAACTAGCTGCTAAAACGATGAAAGAAAAATATGAAATCATCGAAAAACTTATTATAAAATACGCCAAGTCACCTGTATATTGTTTGCCGGGAAATTATGATTTGGATTTACAATATACAGAACTTTACCAACGCGAAGTTCATCGGAAAAGTTTTGAATTTGGAAATTTAAAAGTTTCTGGTTATGGTGGTGCTCCTATTTGGACATCAGGAATTCCAGAAAAACTCACTGTAGTTTTTCATGAGTACACAAAGAATGGAAAAAATTATAGCGAACCAGAAGATTTTTTTCGACAAGAACTACCAGATATTTGTTGGATTCATAATCCTCCCTATGGGTACTTCGATAACATTCCTGGTGTAGGGAAATGTGGAAGCCAAGGGATTCGTAGGTATCTGGATGATGAATCTCCGTCTCTTGTGGTTTCAGGCCATGTACATGAAGACCAAGGAATAAAAAAAACAAAAAATACTGTTTTTATCAATCCATCTAACTTTGGTGCTGTGGATTCCCTTCATGGGTTCCAGGAAGGTGGATATTATGCAGAAATCATTATGGACGGAAAAAACGTAGTCCAGTCAAATCTTTGTCAATTGCGTGGTGAGGATTGGCATACACTCATTGAAGTGGATTGTTCTGAAAAACAATTAAAACTCATCTCTCAAAATCCTATCTCAACGGTGAGTTCAGAAGATTATATTCGAGGCAATTAA